The sequence below is a genomic window from Sulfurihydrogenibium subterraneum DSM 15120.
GCTTGTAATATCTCAACTACATCTCCTTCTTTCAAAGTGTGAGATGCTATCCAAACTCTTTTATTATTAACTAAAACATTTCTACTGTCTATTATATCTTTTGCTTGGTTTTTTGAGATTTTTAAACTGTCTGCTATAAAATCTTTCAAGTTTACAGCTGTTTTTACGTAAAATTTTTTAATCATTATCTATCCATTCTAAATAGTATTTTCTTACTTCATTAAAAAAAGGAATGTTTTCTTTATAATCTAAGTACGTCCATATCAAAGGCTGGAAGCTCCCGTGGTGGTAAAGAAGCTCTATCTCCCCATAAACACCTTTTCCTATGTAAACCCTTGAACCTTTATATTTGTGGCTTAGAGCTATTACTTGATATTCATCAAGATAAACAGGGTCTATATTTACCGTTCTACCACCGTTTTCTCTAAATTCATCTTCTAAATTCATACAGAAATGTTTTAAACTTACACTTTCTTCTCTGTCTATTAAACAATCTAACACAAAAAAGTTTTTTAACAAGCCTTCTCCCATCTCTTTTTCGTAGTAGCTTGAATAAGAGAGTGTAAAAGCTTGAGTTTTTTTCAATACCTTTCCAAACTTGTTTTCGATTATTTTTAACACTTTGTCTAAATTTTCTGACTTTTCTTTATTCCACATTATTGCAAATAATAGTAATGCTTTTTTGTTTATCAATGCTTTTTCTCACCTTTTGCCATTCTTATTGCGTGTTTTAAAAGTGGTGCTATCATTCTAAGATTGTCTTTAACTCCTGAGGAACTTCCTGGTAAGTTTATTATAAGAGTGTGGTCTCCTGCTACACCGCAAACAGCTCTTGATAGAAGAGATTTAGGTGTAAATTTTACTCCAATTACTCTCATAGCTTCTTCAAATCCTATCATTTCTTTTTCTATTACTTCTTTTGTAGCCTCGGGAGTGTTATCTCTTTTACTAAATCCAGTCCCTCCTGTTGTGAAGATTATGTCTACTTTGTTAGTCAACTCTTTTAATTTTTCTACTATCATCTCTTTGTCATCTGGAAGTATGTCGTAGTGAATTACTTTTCCTCCAAATTCGTTTTCTATAATATCAATTGCTACTTTTCCACTTTTATCTTCAGCTTCTTTTTTATAACAGCTATCGCTTAAAGTAATTACTGCACAGGTTATTCCTGATAAATCTTCTTCATAATCAGATTTGCCACCTTTTTTAGATACAAGTTTAATATCAGATATAACCATATTTTTATCAAATGCTTTACACATATCGTAAACATTTAAAAGGGCAGCTGAAACTGCCGTTAGAGCTTCCATTTCCACTCCTGTTCTTCCTATACATCTTACAAAAGATTTAACGTATATCCCGTCTTCTTGAAGCTCTACTTCTACAAAAGCTTGGTCTATAAGGATAGGATGGCAGAAAGGTAAAACTTCTGGAGTCTTTTTAGCACCAAGGAGTCCTGCCATCTGGGTTGCAGTTATTACATCTCCCTTTGGAATCTGTTTGTTTTTTATCATTTCTATTGTTTCTTTTGAAAGATATATTTTACCTTCTGCTAAAGCTTCCCTGATAGTTTCAAATTTCATTGATACATCTGCCATTTTCATCTAAAAACCCTCCTACACAACTGCGTAAATCTCTTTTAAGTTTCTTCCTTCTTCTGCCCAATCAAGTCCGTATCCTACAACAAATTTATCTGGTATAACAAATCCAGTATAATCAGCGTCATAATCTACTTCCCTTCTTTCTTTTTTATCAAGGAGTACCACAGTTTTTAATTTTTTAGGACTTCTTAAACTTAAAGCTTCAACTAAAGCCTTTAAAGTCCTTCCTGTATCTATAATATCGTCTATAATCAAAACGTTTTTATCTTTTATATCAACGGACATATCTTTTATAAATACAACTTCTCCCATACTTTCCATAGATGTTTGATAAGATGAAACCTGCATAAAATCAATGTAAACTTTACCTTTTAAATTCCTAACTAAATCTGCAAAAAACATAAAAGAGCCTTTAAGTATTCCTACCGCGTAAATTTCTTCTCCTTGGAAATCTTGATTTATTTTTTCAGCAATTTCTATAACTTTCTTTTTAATTTCATCTTCACCTATCAAAAGTTCTAACTTTCTTCCTCTTATCTCCATAATTTACTCCTTTAAATCTTTTTTCATAACTATAGCATCTTTTCCATCAGCGTAATATTTTTGTCTTATTGCCAAAAATTTAAATCCTAACTTTTCATAGAGTTTTTTTGCAGGTTGGTTGTCTAACGCAACCTCAAGGTAAACAAATCTAACATTTTTTGTTTTTAAATACTCAAAAGTTTTCTCAAGTAAAATTTTACCATATCCTTGTCTTTGAAACTCCTTTTTTACGGCTAATATTGTTATCTCAGCTTCATCAAACAGATGCCAAAATTGAATAATGCCTATGATTTTTTTATCTTCCAATATAAAAGTTTTGAAAAAATCAGATTTTTTCTCGAGGATAAAATTTTCTCCGAATAAATCTTTTAAGATAGATTCAACATAGGAATAAT
It includes:
- the moaCB gene encoding bifunctional molybdenum cofactor biosynthesis protein MoaC/MoaB; translated protein: MKMADVSMKFETIREALAEGKIYLSKETIEMIKNKQIPKGDVITATQMAGLLGAKKTPEVLPFCHPILIDQAFVEVELQEDGIYVKSFVRCIGRTGVEMEALTAVSAALLNVYDMCKAFDKNMVISDIKLVSKKGGKSDYEEDLSGITCAVITLSDSCYKKEAEDKSGKVAIDIIENEFGGKVIHYDILPDDKEMIVEKLKELTNKVDIIFTTGGTGFSKRDNTPEATKEVIEKEMIGFEEAMRVIGVKFTPKSLLSRAVCGVAGDHTLIINLPGSSSGVKDNLRMIAPLLKHAIRMAKGEKKH
- a CDS encoding DUF4416 family protein; the protein is MINKKALLLFAIMWNKEKSENLDKVLKIIENKFGKVLKKTQAFTLSYSSYYEKEMGEGLLKNFFVLDCLIDREESVSLKHFCMNLEDEFRENGGRTVNIDPVYLDEYQVIALSHKYKGSRVYIGKGVYGEIELLYHHGSFQPLIWTYLDYKENIPFFNEVRKYYLEWIDND
- the hpt gene encoding hypoxanthine phosphoribosyltransferase; this translates as MEIRGRKLELLIGEDEIKKKVIEIAEKINQDFQGEEIYAVGILKGSFMFFADLVRNLKGKVYIDFMQVSSYQTSMESMGEVVFIKDMSVDIKDKNVLIIDDIIDTGRTLKALVEALSLRSPKKLKTVVLLDKKERREVDYDADYTGFVIPDKFVVGYGLDWAEEGRNLKEIYAVV
- the rimI gene encoding ribosomal protein S18-alanine N-acetyltransferase, which translates into the protein MTFREAKIEDYSYVESILKDLFGENFILEKKSDFFKTFILEDKKIIGIIQFWHLFDEAEITILAVKKEFQRQGYGKILLEKTFEYLKTKNVRFVYLEVALDNQPAKKLYEKLGFKFLAIRQKYYADGKDAIVMKKDLKE